The following is a genomic window from Candidatus Zixiibacteriota bacterium.
GTCATCGCCGTAGTAAAAGAATTTCGCGCGCTTGGGAGCCATGATTCCTCCTGGAAAAATAAACGACCTTAATGTTTCTCGTTCGCAGGTCTTGCGACCGCTCGTACCCTTTGACTCTTTGGTTCGGCGACTGCTCGCGGTCGAGGAGTTGCGCCGGGGATCGGAGACGTCAGGTTTTTGTGCCGCGCTCGGCGGATCAGCCTAACGGGGGTAAATCTAACTATTTTCTACAGCCCGTTGTCAACTGATTTCTGTGTTGGCACTCCGGCCGGTCGTCGCCGGCCGCTTCCCCGTCCGACTCCGCCGATATCTGCGCCCTCTGTTCGGTGCTCAAGTCCGCGCCGCGATCCACTCGGCGGGCCGGCTCCTCCCTAAGGTGATCTCTATGAAATCTCGTTCGCGGAACCAATGACCGTTCAAGCGTTCTATCGGAAATCGCCGCGGAGACTTGAGCCGCACTGACTACTCCTTAAACGTCCGGCAAGCCGGGAAGGTTTCCCGGCTGGACCGCAATTTTCGGGGCTGTCGGTTTCCGCCTGACGAAACCTGACAGACAGAGGCTGTCGCTGTCGTCCGGCCCCGGCGCGCCCGGTCACAGGCGCAGCGCCACCGCCACGCCGTCGCGGATCGGCACGATGGTGGTCCAGAACCGGCTGTCGCGCACGAGAGCGGCATTGAAAGCCCGCACCGCCTGCGTCGGTGCGTCGCCCCGGCCATCGGCCACCCGACCGCTCCAGATCGCGTTGTCGGTCAGAAACAACCCGCCCTTGCGCAGGCGCGGCGCCGCCAGCTCGATCGTCCGCGGATAATCCTCCTTGTCGACGTCGTTGAAAACGATGTCGAACGGCCCGTCCTGCCGTTCGAGCAGCCGCAGGGCGTTGCCGACCTGGAAGTCGAACCGGCTCTCCAGCCCGGCGCGCATGAAATAGTCATTCGCCCGTCTCTTGTTGCGGCGATCGGCATCGGTCATCACAATCTCCCCCCGCCCCCCCATCGCGAGCGAAAACCAGTACGCGCTGTAGCCGAAGCCCGAGCCCAGTTCCATCACCCGCCGCGCCTTGGTCAGCATCGCCAGCTGGTAGAGAAATCTCCCCACCAGCGGGCCGACAATGGGAAACCCGTGCTCGGCGGCGTAGGCCTCCATTTCCCGCATCACCGGCGGCCGCGGCGGCGCAATCTCCTCCAGATACCGGTGGACTTTCGCAAACAGATCGGTCGCTTGCTCAACCATGATCGACTACCACGTATATCTTTCCCTCTTCGGTCTCGACCGGATAAGTCTTCAGCCGAAACGCCGGGTTGGTCAAGCACTCTCCGGTCGCGAGCCGGTATTTCCACCCGTGCATGCGGCAGGTGATGACCCCGTCCTCGATCGGGCCGCTCGCCAGCGAAGCTTTCATGTGTTTGCAGTCCCCTTCCAGCGCGCGCATGATCCCCGCATCGTTCACGACGATGATCCGCCGCGCCAGCACCCGTTTCTCCAGGGAACGTCCGGGCGGCAGATCGCTGACTCGCCCCATCCGGATTCTCGCCATGCGTTGTGACTGCGTCGCGCGGGTTGCCTGGTCTGACGAAGCGCGTCGTGCGCGACTGAATTAAGATACGGCGGAGGGACCGAATATCAAACGGATATTTCTCGCGAAATCTCCCCCGGCGCCGCTTTGGCGGCCGCGCCGGTCCCTGCGGCATCGGTCACGCGGCGACGTCTTCTCTCCCGCATCGACCACAACCCCGACCCGAACACGAGCGCGGTTCCGAGCCAGAACAGGTTGATGAGCGGTTTTTCTGACAGTTCGATCGTGAGCGTCTCCCCCGCCATCTCCGCCGGCGGCACAAAAGCGCCGGCCACCTTGATCGCCACCGCACCGTCCTCGGGCCGCACCGCGGTAATGGCCACCGTCCCCCGCCCCTCGTCAAATGGCGCCGGGAGGGCCGCCACCTCGTCGCCGCTCACGCGCAGCCGCGGCAGGATTTCTTCGCGGCCGCCGGCCCAGGCCACCGTGATGCGCGCTCCCGCTTCGGTCACCGCCCCCTCGCTGTGGCTGGTGAGGGCGAATTCGTGAAAGGTCAGTGTATATTTGTCCACCGCGGCCGACTCCCCTTTGGCCAGCGTATACGACCCCGGCTCCGGTCCCTTCGGCTGTTCGAGAGCCAACGGCGACAGGTAGATGTCGTGCCCGAGGAATTTCTCCACGTGCGGTTTGCGCATCGTCCCTTCCATGTTGCGCGGGAACTCGTGCGGCAGCACGGCGGTGAACGCCGCCCCAGCCCCGGCCACCTCGACACGGCAGTCAAACCCTTTGGCGGTCGGCTCCGTGCGGACGAAGGTCAGATCGTACCCCATGGCGCGGACCGTTTCTCCCTGAGGCAGCCGGACCGTCTGCTTGGTTTCGAACCCGGCTGAGACGGCCGCACCGATCAGTGCCGCCGCCAGGCCGATGTGCGCGAGGTAGGCGGGGTTGACTGCCCCTTTTCGCCAGGACGAGGCCAGGGCGTAGCCGTTGGAAACCAGCGCCCAGGTCGCCGCGGCGAAGAGAGCGAGGTACAGCGGATCGCCCGTCGTCCCGGACAGCCACAAGCCGGCGGCCGTGGCCGCCGCCGCGCCGCCGCCCCCCAGCAGGAGCCACCGCCGCGAGAGTCCGTGGTTCCAGCGAAAACTCGGGAACAGACCCAGGAGCAGAAGCACGACTGCCGCCACCGGCGTCATGGTCGCGAAGTAGTACGACAATCCCACCGCCGAAGGCTCTCCGGCCAGCCGAGTCAACAGCGGCGCCGACGTCCCCGCCAGGGTGAGCAGTCCGCCGAGAAACAGCACAACGACGCCGAGCGACACGAGGTACGAGCGCGATGCGACATTGGCAAACGACGCTCCCGGCCGGATGTCCCGCCAGCGCCAGACCAGCAGCGACAACCCGAGCGCGATGAACCCCGCCAGCCCGCCGAGGAGGAAGTTGTTGATTCCGAGGTCCACGAAGGAGTGCACCGAGAAGTCTCCCAGGACTCCCGACCGGGTCAGGAACGTTCCGTAGAGGACCGACCAGAACGTCACCAGCACGATGGCGAGGGAGAAGCGCATGAGTCCCTGCCGCTGGCGTTTGATGAAGAGGGCGTGGATCTGGGCCGCGAGAAAAATCCAGGGAATGAACGACGAATTTTCGACCGGGTCCCACGCCCAGAATCCCCCCCAGCCGAGCGTCTCGTAGGCCCAATAGCCGCCGAGGACGAGCGCCGCTCCCAGGGCCGCCCAGGCAAAGAGCGTCCAGGGCCGCGCCGCTTCCGCCCAGGTATCGTACTTCCGCCCCACCAGGGCAGTCATCGCAAACGCCGCCGGCATCACCGCGGCCGCGAACCCCACGAACATCACCGGCGGATGAATCGTCATCCAGTAGTTCTGCAGCAGCGGGTTGAGCCCGTTGCCCTCGGTCCGCCACACCGGCAGATACTCAAAGGGCGACTTCTTCAGGAGAATGAACAGAATCGACAAAATGAAGAGATTCACGAAGACGAGATTCCCGGCCTCGAATTCCCGCGCCCTGGGGCTCGCGATCAGCACCAGCCCGAGCACCGCCACGAACACGATCCACAGCAAGAACGTCCCTTCCTGCCCGCCCCACAGCGAAGCGACAAGGTACCAGAGGGGGAGATCGGTCGAGGAGTAGGAGAAGACGTAGGCGATGCGGAAATCGTGGGTGAGAATCAGATGGAGCAGAGCCAGGAGCGCCCCGGTCAGAAACAGCGCCGTCAGCGTGAAGGCCGCCCGCGCCGCCCGCCGGTAGTCCTCGCGCCCCCGCCACACGAGGGCATAGAGGACGGCCGAGAGCAACGCGGCCGCGGCCGCGGCCAGGATGCAATACTCGCCAAATGCTGCCATGCCAGGCTCCTGCTCTTTGGGTGGGACGGTCGCCGGCGGGCTAGTCGAGCGCCGCCTCGTCGCTCCCCCGCCGCCGGCGCCGCTCCGGCTTGATCACTTCGGCCGTCCCGCCGGAAATTTCGACGAGCCGCCGGATCACCTCCTCGACGAGGAAGTCGGGCGTCGACGCCCCCGCGGTCACCCCCACCTGCGCGATGTCGGTCTCTTCGGCAAACCACTCATCCCGGATGTCGGCCGCCGAGGCAATCAGAATCCCCCGCCCGCAGATCGCGTTGGCGATCCGCGCGAGCCGGTTGGAGTTGGCCGAGCTCGCCGACCCCACGACCAGCACCATGTCCACCTGCGGCGCGAGATCCATCACCGCGTTCTGCCGCTGCGTGGTCGCGTTGCAGATCGTGTTGAAAACCTCAATGTGGGGCCACTTCTCCCGCGCCAGCTCTTCGACCGCCGCTACGTCGTCCATGTGCGCCGTCGTCTGCACCGTCAGCCCCAGCCGGCGGTCGGCCCATTCGGGAAGGGCGAGCAGTTCCTCCCGCGAGGACACGACGGTGATGTGCCCGGGGGCGTGTCCGACCACCCCGCGCGTCTCATCGTGATCCCTCTCCCCCCAGTGGATGACGTGGTAGCCGTTCTTGACGATCTTGTCGAGAATGATGTAGATCCGCTCCACGAGCGGGCAGGTGGCGTCGACGAGGTTGAGCCCGCGGTTCCGCGCGGCCTCTTTCACCGCCGGGGCCACGCCGTGGGCCGAGATGATGAGCGTGCCGCCGTCCACGTCGTCCACGGCGAAGGCCTGGCCCACGCCCTGGGCGCGGAATTTCGCCACCACGGCGTCGTTGTGCACGATCTCGTTGAGGATGGTCACCGGGCCCGCCGCCCGCTGCGCCGTCTCCTCGGCGATCTGGATCGCCCGCTTGACCCCCATGCAGAACCCGTGGTGCCGCGCGATGTGTATTTTCTTCAGCATGATTGCTCCAGCAGGCGCCGGGACTGCTCGAAAGCCTTGTACGAGCTGCGCACGAGCGGTCCGGCCTCGACGTGCCCGAACCCGATGGCCCGCCCCAGCGCGGCCATCTCGGCAAACTCCTCCGGCGCGTAGAAGCGCTCGATCGGCAGATGGTGGGGCGAGGGCCGCAGGTACTGGCCGATCGTCACGATGTCGCACCCGGCCGCGTAGATCTGCTCCAGCAGTTCCCGGATCTCCTCCCCCGTTTCGCCCAGGCCGACCATGAACCCGGTCTTCACCACCGGCCGCGGGCGGTAGCGGTCGGCGGTCCGGAGGATCTCCAGCGACCGGTCCAGTTTCATCCCCGGCCGCACCCGCTTGTACAGCCGCTGCACGGTTTCGACGTTGTGCGCGAGCACGTCGACGCCGCTGGCCAGCACGACCGCGAGGGCGTCGAGATTGCCGCGAAAATCAGGTATGAGGAACTCGACCTTGACGTCAGAATCCTGCCTTCGGAGGGCCTCTATAGTCCGGGCAAAAATAGAGGCGCCTCCATCCGGCAGGTCATCTCGCGTGACCGAGGTGATCACGACTTGTTTCAGATTGAGCTGGGCGACCGCCGCCGCCACCCGGTTCGGCTCGTCTTCGTCCAGCCCCGTCGGGAGCGCTTTCTGCACATCGCAGAAGTTGCACCCGCGCGTGCAGTACTTCCCCAGGATCATGAAGGTGGCCGTCCCTCCCTCCCAGCACTCCCTGATATTGGGACAGGCCGCCTCCTGGCAGACCGTGTGGAGCCCGTGGGCGACCAGCAGGTTCTTGATCCGGTCATAGTTGGGCGAATAGCCGGCCCGCGTCTTCATCCACCGCGGCAGCCGCACTCCCGGCACCATCGCCCGCTCCCGCCGGGGAGGGGCCTGGGGCGACGGCGCGTGGGCTGAGCGGTCGCCGACCGACTGGGTAAAAAAGACTTTTTGCATCTACGAATATATATTAGCGGCGGCCGTTCGCAACAAGTATTTTCGCAGGAAATATTCCACCAACGTCGTGTCTTCCCCCAGCTCGGTGTGGAACGAGCTCGCCAGCACCCGCCCGGCCGCCACCAGGACCGGCGCCCCCCGGTACTCGGCCAGGGCGGTCACCCCCGGCCCGACCCGGGTCACGCGGGGCGCCCGAATAAAGGTGGCCGCCAGCGCCGTCGCGGCCGGGCCCAGGCGCGCCGCCAGGTGCGCCTCGAACGAGAAGACCTGCCGCCCGTAGCCGTTGCGCACGACCGTGATATCGATGAGCCCGAGCGGCCGCACCCCGGCCTGGTTGTCCTCGATTTCCCGCGCCGCCATGATCATTCCCGCGCAGGTGCCCCACACCGGCCTCGTCTGTGCGAACGCGCGCAGCGGCTCACGCAACGCAAACCGGTCCATGAGAATGTTCATCGTGGTTGACTCGCCGCCCGGCATGATCAGCCCGTCCAGCCCCTCGAGGTCGGCCGGTCTCCGCACTTCCCGCGCTTTCGCCCCGACCCGCCGGAGCTGGTACAAATGGCGCTCGAAATCCCCCTGGAGCGCCAGCACGCCGACTGTCAGTTTGCCGTATTCACTCATGGCGGTTCCGCGTTCCCCGTCTCATCTCAGGCTTCAGCAACAACTATAGGGCGTCAAAAGTGCCCGAAATAAAGTCCCCTCCCCGCCGGCGGTCAAGCCCGTCATGCGCCCCGACCGGTCTCCCCGGCCCCCCTATTTGAGAACGATCATCTTTCGCACGGCCGACCGTCCTGCCCCTTCGAGGCGGCAGAGGTAAACGCCGCTGGCGACCGGCTTGCCGCTGTCGTCCCGTCCATCCCAGCGCACCTCGTGCCGTCCCGCCCCCCGGACGCCGTCGGCCAAAGTTGCGACATGGCGGCCGAGTGCGCTGCAAACAGCCAGCCGCACCGCCGCGCGCGCGGGCAACTCGAAGGCGATCACGGTCGAAGCGTTAAACGGGTTCGGGTAGTTCTGCTCGAGCGCCATCGCCCGCGGCAGGGCAGGCGGCTCGCCGTCCGCCCCCGTGCCGTCGAAGTACTGCTCGATCCGCTCCACCAGGGGCGCGGCCCCCGGTTCGAGCGTCACCAGGTCGCCGTCGGTCAGCCACGTCCAACCCTCCCCCGAGACCGTCGGCGGCTGCGACATCACCGCCGCAAAGGCCGAGTCCCCGGCCTCGGCGGCGTAGCAGAGCGTGTTCCCCTCGGCGTAGGCCCAGAGTGCGGCGCCGTCGCTGAGCAGAAAATTCAACTGCGGCGCCGCGATCGCCGCACGCAGCCGTTCCACCGCCGCCCCGAGCGCCGGCTTGACCGCGAAAGCGTAGTCCTCGAGGCATTGCAGAAGGAAAATCTGGTAGAGATCGGAGTCGATCCACTCGGCCGCGTTGCTCCCGTACTGCGGTGGGTTGGCCGCCAGGTAGTCCGGGCGGATCAGGTCAAGGAGCACCGCCTTGCCGATCGTCCCGTTGTGGGCCAGAAGCCACGTGCGGCCGCCCTTTTCGCGACGGAACGGATGCGGATCGGGGATTCCGCACAGCCCGGAGGAGCACCGCCGGATATGGGCAAGGGCGATGGGCGGGGCCGCATAGATCAGCGCCGCCGCCGCCGTGTCGTAGCGCGGATCGTCGATGGCCGCGGCGGCTGAGCGCTCGACCACGCAAACCGGCGCCGACCCGCCCCCGCCGCCGCCCGCCGCCGATGGGTAGTACGCCAACCCCCACCCGTCGCGGTCAAACCGGCTCAGGCTGTCGATCGAGGCCGCGCCGCCGAGGAGCTGTTCCCGGAGCGCGCTCCCCCGCGGCGTCTCCCCCGCGATCCCCCAGAGGCGGCAGTTGTGGCTGCGGTCGGCCGGCCGACCCGGCGCGCGCGGCATTTCCGGCAGCGCCGCGAGCACCAGCCCGCACCAGAGCAGGACCGGAAGAAGACGGAGAATAGCCGAGGGCGGTCGCGGCGGGCGTGTCATACGCCCATCATAGGTCATTCGCTCCCTCCCGGCAACCGATTTGGGCGGGATCGGATCCCCCGGCCCGGCGGCGATTTTCGATGCTCCCCTCTTTCCTCTGGCCCGCCGGTGTCGTATTTTGCGGGCAACGGACCGGGCGGCGGCACTCTCCGACCCGGGCCGGGATGGTCCCTATGAACGATCCGCATGTCGACACTGTCGCCCGCGAACTCGGCCTCCGGCCCTCTCAGGTCGAGGCCGCCGTGCGCCTGCTCGACGACGACGCGACTATCCCGTTCATCGCCCGCTACCGCAAGGAGGCCACGGACAGTCTCGATGAAGTCGCGATCGCTTCGATTCGCGACCGGGTCACGCAATTGCGCGAGCTGGACAAGCGGCGCGCGGCGATCGTCAAATCGCTCGACGAACGCGGTCTCCTCACGCCCGAACTCGAAGCCCGCCTGGCCGCGGCCGCGACCATGGCGGTGCTTGAGGACCTCTACCTTCCCTACCGGCCGAAACGCCGCACCCGCGCCGCCATAGCCCGCGAGCGCGGCCTCGAGCCGCTGGCGGAACTGCTCTTCGCCCAGGACGCCCTCGATCCGGCGGCCGAGGCCGGGGCCTTTGTCGACCCCGCGAAAGACGTCGCAACCGCCGCCGACGCCCTCGCGGGGGCCCGCGACATCATCGCCGAGTGGGTGAATGAGGACGCCGATGCCCGCGCCCGCCTCCGCGCACTCTTCGCGCGCGCGGCGACGATCCGCTCGCACGTCATCGCCGGCCGGGAAACCGAGGGGGCCAAATTCGCCGACTATTTCGACTGGGAGGAACCCGCCGCCAAAGCCCCGTCGCACCGCTACCTCGCCATCCGCCGGGGGGAGACCGAGGGCGTCCTCTCGGTGCGCCTGCTTCCCCCCGAGGCTTCCGCGCTCGCCATCCTCGAAACGATCTTCCTCATGGCCGACAATCCCGCGGCCGAGCAGGTACGCGAGGCGGTGCACGACTCCTACAAGCGTCTCCTTGCCCCCGCTCTGGAGACTGAGCTGCGCGCTACCCTCAAAGAGCGCGCCGACGCCGAGGCGGTCCGCGTCTTCGCCGACAACCTCCGCGAACTGCTGATGGCTCCGCCTCTCGGGCGCAAGGCGGTGCTCGCTATCGACCCCGGCTTTCGCACCGGCTGCAAAGTCGTCGCCCTCGACCGCCAGGGCAAACTCCTCGACCACCTCGCCGTCTTCCCGCACAGCTCCGACGCGGAGCGCCGCGATGCGGCAGTCGAGATCAAGGCCCTCTGCGCCCGGCACCGGATCAGCGTGATCGCGATCGGCAACGGCACCGCCGGCCGCGAGACCGAAGCCTTCGTCCGCGAGATCGGCCTGCCCGCCCATGTCTCGGTCGAGATGGTCAACGAATCGGGGGCCTCGGTGTACTCCGCCTCGGCGGTCGCCCGCGAGGAGTTTCCTGAGCACGATGTCACCGTGCGCGGCGCGGTGTCGATCGGCCGCCGCCTCATGGACCCGCTGGCCGAGCTCGTGAAGATCGACCCGCAGGCGATCGGGGTGGGGCAGTACCAGCACGATGTCGACCCGGGGATGCTCCGGCGGAGCCTCGACGACACCGTGATGAGTTGCGTGAACTCGGTCGGCGTCGAGGTCAACACCGCCAGCCGGGAGCTGCTCGCGTACGTATCCGGCCTTGGTCCGTCGCTGGCCCAGAACATTGTCGCGTATCGGGACGAGCACGGCCCGTTCCGGTCGCGCCGGGCTTTCGCCCGCGTCCCCCGGCTCGGGCCGAAAGCTTTCGAGCAGGCGGCCGGGTTTCTGCGGATCGCCGACGCCGACAACCCGCTCGACCGCAGCGCCGTCCACCCCGAGAGCTACCCCATCGTCGAACGCATGGCCGCCGACCTCGGCTGTACGGTGAGCGACCTGATGGCCCGCGAGGACCTCCGCCGGCGCCTCCGCCTCGAGGACTACTGCTCGGCCGCCGTGGGACTGCCCACTCTCACCGACATCATGGCCGAGCTGGCCAAACCCGGCCGCGACCCGCGCGGCGCCTGGGAACCGTTCCACTTCGACGATGCCGTCCGCACCCTCGAGGATCTGAAAGTCGGGATGCAGCTTCCCGGCATCGTCACCAACGTCACCGCCTTCGGCGCCTTTGTCGACATCGGCGTGCACCAGGACGGCCTGGTGCACCGGAGCGAGCTGGCCGACCGCTGGGTGCGCAACCCCGCCGAAATCGTCAAAGTCCACCAGCGCGTCAGAGTGACTGTCCTCGACGTCGACCTCGCACGCCGCCGCATCGCTCTCTCGCTGCGCCGCTAGCCCGGCGGGGCGTCGGCTCCGCCTCCCAGGGCACGCGCGCGGAGATTTTTTCTTTGCCCGCGCGGTCCCGCCGCCGTACTTTGCGGCGAGGTCACCGTATGGAACAGATCCCGATTCTGCGCGACATCGCCGTCATCTTCGCCTCCTCGCTGATCGTGCTGTACGTCTGCCACCGGCTCCGCTTCCCGACCATCGTGGGTTTTCTCGTCACCGGGGCGCTGATCGGGCCGGATGGTCTGCGCCTCATTCACGACCCTGAGAACGTTGATCAGCTCGCCCACATCGGCGTTATCCTGCTCCTGTTCGCCATCGGGCTCGAGTTTTCTTTCCGCGGGCTGATTCGCACGGGCCGATTCGGTCTCATCGGGGGCGTGCTGCTCGTGGCGCTCAGCGCCGTGGTCTCGTGGGCGGTGGGTCTCTCGCTCGGGGTGAGCGGCCGGCTGGCCCTCTTCCTCGGCTTTCTCATCGGCACCAACTCGACCGCCATCGTCCTCAAGACGCTCCAGGAGCGGGCGCTGTTGGACAGTCCGCACGGGCGCATGACTCTCACCCTCACCGTCGTCATGGACATCGCCATCGTCCCGACCATGCTCATCACCGGCATCCTCGCCCAGCAGTCGGGCTCGGCCGCCGGCTCCGTGCTGAGTCTGCTCGTCAAGAGCGCCGTCATGACCGCCCTGATTGTCGTGCTCGCGCGCTGGGTCACGCCCGCCATCCTCTACCAGGTGACGCGGACGCGGAGCCGGGAGCTTTTCCTCTTGACGATCGCCCTGATCGCGATCTCCGTGACCTGGCTGTCGTCGGCGGCCGGGCTCTCCATCGGTCTCGGCGCCTTCATCGCCGGGCTCGTCATCTCCGAATCGGAGTACAGCCACCACGCCCTCGAGGGGATTCTCCCCTTCCGCGACGTTTTCAACAGCTTCTTTTTCGTCTCGATCGGCCTGCTCTTCAACACCGGCGTCCTCCTGCAGAACGCCGTCCCCGTCCTCGCCATCACCGTGGGCGTGCTGGTGATGAAGACGCTGGTCGGTTCCGCGGTTGTTTTGGCCTTCGGGATGTCGCTGCGCACGGCGCTGCTCATCGGGTTGGCGCTGGCGGGCATGGGTGAATTCGCCTTCATTTTGGGCAAAGTCGGTTTTGACCTCGGCCTGCTCGACACCTTCTGGTACCAGAACGTCGTTGGCGTTTCCGTGTTGACCATGCTGGCGACGCCCTTCATGATCACGGGTGGCCCGCGCATCGCTGACCTGTTGGCCCGGCTGCCCCTCCCCTCGCGCCTTCGGCGCGGCTTCGCCCGCGGCCTGCCGGCGCTCGACGAGCGCGCCCGCGAGACCCTGCGGGACCACCTCGTCATTGTCGGCTTCGGCGTCAACGGCCGGAACGTCGCGCGCGCCGCCCGGCGGACCGGGATCCGCTATCGGATTATCGAGACCAACCCGGAGACGGTCCGCGCGGAGAGGGAGAACGGCGAGCTGATCGAATTCGGCGATGCGACCTACCCGGAGGTGCTCCGCCTGGCCGGGATCGACACCGCCCGGATCATCGTCATCGCCATCTCCGACCCGGCCGGCACCCGCCGCGTGACCCAGCTCGCCCGCGAACTCAACCCCAACCTCCACATCGTCGTCCGCACCCGCTTCGTCACCGAAGTCAATCCTCTCCGCGCGCTTGGCGCCAACGAAGTCATCCCCGAGGAATTCGAAACGTCGATTGAGATCTTCACCCGCGTGCTGAGCCGCTTTCTGGTGCCGCGCGATGAAATCGAGCGCCTCATCAGCGAAATCCGGTCGGACAGCTATGAGATGCTCCGCACCGTGTCCCACCCCGCCCCCCGCATGGCCGACCTTCCGGCCGGCATCAGCGACGTCGAAATCACGTCTGTGCGCGTCGTGCCCGATTCCCCCTTCGCCGGCCGCAACCTGGCCCAGTTGAACCTGCGCGCCCGCTGCGGCGTCAACATCCTCGCCATCCGCCGCGGCGAGCAGGTGACGGCCAATCCCGGCGCCGACGCGGTCGTGGAAGCCGAGGATGTCCTGTACATGCTGGGCTCGCCAGCCGCCTGTCTCGCCGCCGAGCAACTCCTTCGGCCGGAAGAATGACCCCCCCTGCGCCGCGGCCCTCAGACCGGCCGCAGAACCGTGAACGTGAGTTCCTTCCCCGCCGGCCGCCGCCCGAACCCCAGACACCCCGCCTGTTCCTCGGCCGTCACCCGCAGCTCCACCCGGGCCTCGGTGGCCGACACCACTGCCAGGCGCACGAAAAACGTCCGCCCCGATCGGAACCGGTAGTAGGCGAGCGGCCCCTCGGGGTGCGACGGAACCGTGCGGAGAAACTCGTACGGGCGGCGCGCCCACCGCAGCCGTTCCTCCTGGAG
Proteins encoded in this region:
- a CDS encoding O-methyltransferase, with the protein product MVEQATDLFAKVHRYLEEIAPPRPPVMREMEAYAAEHGFPIVGPLVGRFLYQLAMLTKARRVMELGSGFGYSAYWFSLAMGGRGEIVMTDADRRNKRRANDYFMRAGLESRFDFQVGNALRLLERQDGPFDIVFNDVDKEDYPRTIELAAPRLRKGGLFLTDNAIWSGRVADGRGDAPTQAVRAFNAALVRDSRFWTTIVPIRDGVAVALRL
- a CDS encoding Rieske (2Fe-2S) protein — translated: MGRVSDLPPGRSLEKRVLARRIIVVNDAGIMRALEGDCKHMKASLASGPIEDGVITCRMHGWKYRLATGECLTNPAFRLKTYPVETEEGKIYVVVDHG
- the ccsA gene encoding cytochrome c biogenesis protein CcsA encodes the protein MAAFGEYCILAAAAAALLSAVLYALVWRGREDYRRAARAAFTLTALFLTGALLALLHLILTHDFRIAYVFSYSSTDLPLWYLVASLWGGQEGTFLLWIVFVAVLGLVLIASPRAREFEAGNLVFVNLFILSILFILLKKSPFEYLPVWRTEGNGLNPLLQNYWMTIHPPVMFVGFAAAVMPAAFAMTALVGRKYDTWAEAARPWTLFAWAALGAALVLGGYWAYETLGWGGFWAWDPVENSSFIPWIFLAAQIHALFIKRQRQGLMRFSLAIVLVTFWSVLYGTFLTRSGVLGDFSVHSFVDLGINNFLLGGLAGFIALGLSLLVWRWRDIRPGASFANVASRSYLVSLGVVVLFLGGLLTLAGTSAPLLTRLAGEPSAVGLSYYFATMTPVAAVVLLLLGLFPSFRWNHGLSRRWLLLGGGGAAAATAAGLWLSGTTGDPLYLALFAAATWALVSNGYALASSWRKGAVNPAYLAHIGLAAALIGAAVSAGFETKQTVRLPQGETVRAMGYDLTFVRTEPTAKGFDCRVEVAGAGAAFTAVLPHEFPRNMEGTMRKPHVEKFLGHDIYLSPLALEQPKGPEPGSYTLAKGESAAVDKYTLTFHEFALTSHSEGAVTEAGARITVAWAGGREEILPRLRVSGDEVAALPAPFDEGRGTVAITAVRPEDGAVAIKVAGAFVPPAEMAGETLTIELSEKPLINLFWLGTALVFGSGLWSMRERRRRRVTDAAGTGAAAKAAPGEISREISV
- the ispH gene encoding 4-hydroxy-3-methylbut-2-enyl diphosphate reductase, producing the protein MLKKIHIARHHGFCMGVKRAIQIAEETAQRAAGPVTILNEIVHNDAVVAKFRAQGVGQAFAVDDVDGGTLIISAHGVAPAVKEAARNRGLNLVDATCPLVERIYIILDKIVKNGYHVIHWGERDHDETRGVVGHAPGHITVVSSREELLALPEWADRRLGLTVQTTAHMDDVAAVEELAREKWPHIEVFNTICNATTQRQNAVMDLAPQVDMVLVVGSASSANSNRLARIANAICGRGILIASAADIRDEWFAEETDIAQVGVTAGASTPDFLVEEVIRRLVEISGGTAEVIKPERRRRRGSDEAALD
- the lipA gene encoding lipoyl synthase; this translates as MQKVFFTQSVGDRSAHAPSPQAPPRRERAMVPGVRLPRWMKTRAGYSPNYDRIKNLLVAHGLHTVCQEAACPNIRECWEGGTATFMILGKYCTRGCNFCDVQKALPTGLDEDEPNRVAAAVAQLNLKQVVITSVTRDDLPDGGASIFARTIEALRRQDSDVKVEFLIPDFRGNLDALAVVLASGVDVLAHNVETVQRLYKRVRPGMKLDRSLEILRTADRYRPRPVVKTGFMVGLGETGEEIRELLEQIYAAGCDIVTIGQYLRPSPHHLPIERFYAPEEFAEMAALGRAIGFGHVEAGPLVRSSYKAFEQSRRLLEQSC
- the pdxT gene encoding pyridoxal 5'-phosphate synthase glutaminase subunit PdxT translates to MSEYGKLTVGVLALQGDFERHLYQLRRVGAKAREVRRPADLEGLDGLIMPGGESTTMNILMDRFALREPLRAFAQTRPVWGTCAGMIMAAREIEDNQAGVRPLGLIDITVVRNGYGRQVFSFEAHLAARLGPAATALAATFIRAPRVTRVGPGVTALAEYRGAPVLVAAGRVLASSFHTELGEDTTLVEYFLRKYLLRTAAANIYS
- a CDS encoding class II glutamine amidotransferase translates to MTRPPRPPSAILRLLPVLLWCGLVLAALPEMPRAPGRPADRSHNCRLWGIAGETPRGSALREQLLGGAASIDSLSRFDRDGWGLAYYPSAAGGGGGGSAPVCVVERSAAAAIDDPRYDTAAAALIYAAPPIALAHIRRCSSGLCGIPDPHPFRREKGGRTWLLAHNGTIGKAVLLDLIRPDYLAANPPQYGSNAAEWIDSDLYQIFLLQCLEDYAFAVKPALGAAVERLRAAIAAPQLNFLLSDGAALWAYAEGNTLCYAAEAGDSAFAAVMSQPPTVSGEGWTWLTDGDLVTLEPGAAPLVERIEQYFDGTGADGEPPALPRAMALEQNYPNPFNASTVIAFELPARAAVRLAVCSALGRHVATLADGVRGAGRHEVRWDGRDDSGKPVASGVYLCRLEGAGRSAVRKMIVLK
- a CDS encoding RNA-binding transcriptional accessory protein, giving the protein MNDPHVDTVARELGLRPSQVEAAVRLLDDDATIPFIARYRKEATDSLDEVAIASIRDRVTQLRELDKRRAAIVKSLDERGLLTPELEARLAAAATMAVLEDLYLPYRPKRRTRAAIARERGLEPLAELLFAQDALDPAAEAGAFVDPAKDVATAADALAGARDIIAEWVNEDADARARLRALFARAATIRSHVIAGRETEGAKFADYFDWEEPAAKAPSHRYLAIRRGETEGVLSVRLLPPEASALAILETIFLMADNPAAEQVREAVHDSYKRLLAPALETELRATLKERADAEAVRVFADNLRELLMAPPLGRKAVLAIDPGFRTGCKVVALDRQGKLLDHLAVFPHSSDAERRDAAVEIKALCARHRISVIAIGNGTAGRETEAFVREIGLPAHVSVEMVNESGASVYSASAVAREEFPEHDVTVRGAVSIGRRLMDPLAELVKIDPQAIGVGQYQHDVDPGMLRRSLDDTVMSCVNSVGVEVNTASRELLAYVSGLGPSLAQNIVAYRDEHGPFRSRRAFARVPRLGPKAFEQAAGFLRIADADNPLDRSAVHPESYPIVERMAADLGCTVSDLMAREDLRRRLRLEDYCSAAVGLPTLTDIMAELAKPGRDPRGAWEPFHFDDAVRTLEDLKVGMQLPGIVTNVTAFGAFVDIGVHQDGLVHRSELADRWVRNPAEIVKVHQRVRVTVLDVDLARRRIALSLRR